TTTAAACCATTTAGTGCACATTATTCatcatttaattttagtaaaaaaaataaaaaaaaataaaaggtctaAGGATTTAGAACATGTGAAGAAATCTATAATATTatcaattattaaaacattaatattaggCTATGCTTTTGAATGCACATATTGTATTAAATAGAATATGCAAACACTTTCtcaaattatttatcattattattattttctattttatagaCAAATGGATAAcataataatatcataatttaatttaaacatatatatatatatatatatatatatatatatatatatatatatatatatatatatatatatatatatatatatatatatatatataattatgcatgTGTATGAATTTAATATTCAAGTAAATTGTATTTAATCCGAGTCTGTTTCTACATCGGTTTAGATATTATTACTCCGCACTTTACAAAGCGCTAAACTTAGTTTTTGCAATGCATATGTGGGAAATTGTGCAATCAACAGAGCAGAGGTCTATGAAAAGTGTGATATTTAAAGAAGCAAACGCATTGCGGGCTCTGCAAGAATAATCACACGGGAAGAAAAGAAACTAGACTTTTATCTCCATGAAGAGGCGCTGTTAAACCCCGCCCCTCTCAGCGTCCATTTTGGGGAAAAGCAGGAAGTTGTCTTGTTGGGAAACCTCATGACATGCCGAACTGAGCTGATCAAATAGTCACAAATACATGCATCGGTATTTGTTTTTGCTTGAATAATTGTTCGTTGGATATTCTGTTCGTCTATAGGCGGATCTGACCGTTTGTTTCGCAGTTGTTTACGGTCAAACTTGACGCGCGCGTCGGAGAGGTCGCGACGATAACCGGAGTGCGACATAAAACACAGGTAATTTTGGCCAACAAGCATCTTCTCTGGTTTAATTAAGAGTTGGGATCATAGGTAAATGTGAATATGACTTGAAGCGCGATACGCTGCCTGTCATAGATGGATAAGAGTGAAGCGTCTAAATTAGCATCTTATGTAACGCGCGTGCTGCAGACTCTGACTCGAGCTAACGTtagctatttaaagagcagcacAGCGCGACTGTGGGAttaatttctgtttgtttgtgtgctttgTCTATTAAACTTGAGTACGTAATCGAAACTGTACTCTATATCTCATCGTGCTGGCTGTGTTTGTAAATCGCATGTTGCTGTTTTTGTGTACACAGGTCAGAATGGCGGATGACTTCGATGTTGAGGCCATGCTGGAAGCGCCTTACAGAAAGGTGGGTGGACGACCGGAAGTTGCCGGatctttcttttttgaaagactagttcaaccaaaaatgcaaaatttctcctaATGTATTCACCATCATGCTGTTCCCACTTGTAGTTATGGATGTCATTCTAATGATGAACACGAGGAGAAAATCTGAACATTGCTTCAAACATTTTATTGGACTATCTCAGTTTTAATGCaagtagaatttttattttatttttatttattttttatcaagtatGCACACTCAGGGACTTTTACCAGAAAaggctttagaaaaaaaaagtcaaatataattttaactgccgtatttttgtgtttatttggttgtgtgtgtgtgtgtgtgtttttgacatgAAGATAGCCTTAGATTCTGacataaaatcaattaaataaaaataaaaaaagcaataaaactaCAACTACTACTGAACTTTGCATTTATCCATGTAAGAGCGATAAATGAGGACTGaagcttaaaaaataaagaactaaaaaagcaccataaaaatagTACATACAAGTCCAATAGTTGAGTTCTAGATCTAAAAACAGATTTTGAAATTCCACGgggaaatgtatttataaagacagctTCTTACCCGTTAAATACAGACCTGCTGTGACCTACATGGTTGTTGAAGATACCACTTTAGTTTCTCAATTATCATATTTAACAGCTAGATTCTTggtgaaaaaaatacattgcCCATGATTCTGCAAGGAAATGGCGTCCAAATATTTgtctatatatgcatatttttcacATTAATGCCGTTTAGGACACAATCTTGTACCTTTGTCcctttgtgtgattttttttttcaataatatattttatttaaattaaagtttataatGTGTTACAAGCaacttttataataaatgtatggtGTTCTTTTTTtcgccatttatttatttttgcttaaaaacCCCAATgccaattcatttttttattattgttaaaaaattcagagtttctccttttgtgttcagaagaaaGCAGGTTTGGATGTATGATGACacaatttgtatttataatttttttattctttggtaTTGTGTTGTCATGACTATTCAGAAACCCTACTTTAATTGTCTGTGCCTGACTGAAGTACAGGTTTGTATaatgtgtagagagagagagagagttatgtttttttttttagtgtgatatcctgaattacaaataaatgcccATCTATCTCTCTTTATAGACTTGCCTAATGATATCTCACCTCTACTCCCCTGAATACATCTTTGATTCCAGTGTGAACTGTGAAAAAAAGTAAGGTAGTAGTTGCGcagtttattaatgtattttgatccaaaatacaaatAGATCGCCACAATACACCTTTAAATGGTTTAATAGCGCTGAATGAATGCCAGTAGATGAAACCCAATGTGACATGGAGCAGAGACAGTATTCAGGTTTCAGCCATGTCACcaaaaatctgttaaaaatgaATCTGATGCAGTGGCAGAAAAATATGCACTAACGTTCAAAattttgaggttggtaagatttttgaaaAGTATTTTCGACACTAAATTtctttgatttaaaataactgttttctattttaatatatttttaaaatgcggtttatttctgtgatggcaaagctgttttttcaacatcattcctccagtcttcagtgtcacatgatcagcaaattagaatgatttagaAAGGATCaataacatttcttaatattattaatgttgaatattataaaaatgtacattatatatgtcTTAACTATCACATTTggtaaatgtaatgcatcctttttTAATAAGtatgtatttcttaaaaaaaaaaaatcttgcttaccacaaacttttgaatggaggTGTACATACTATACATTATAGACATGCGTTGTAAACTGATAAAAATCAACCCCTgccctacatttaaaaaataaaaagacaaaaaactatGTAGAACTTAGAAATTCTTTATGTAATGGAAGTAAACTTTATTGCAAATGGCATTTCATATAGTATAGCCTTCTCAATGGACCTGGAGTCAAGAATTGAAACCCTGAAGCCCTGGACTGTACTTGACCTTTACCGAAGGTCATCTTCAgtgttcaaagctgaattttcctaTTAATTATGTCTAAATATGAATACTGTCTCTCTACCCAGTGGTTTGATGGTCTCTTAAACCACGGCCATTGGCATTTGGTTTGTGCATGTACCATTTTAGAGATTTTTCTTTATCATAaaactgtttattattaaaataatgcattacctAATTATAATTTCTatcagtaaaaatatatataatttttatttgtctcTAAATTAATGAAAACCAAACGCCTGTCATAGTTGTCCAAATGAGCcaaatgatgaataaaaaaaaaaaaaaaacagaaaatctttttttttagctgacTTTGATGCGGTGTCTTTTGGGATGCAATATGACTAAGCCGTGTGAATCCCTGTCTGCTTCAGGACAAGCTGTGAGACAGAGATGGCATCGAGCTCTCACAGTCCAACAGCGCAAACTGGGGAAGATCACACGGACTGACAGCCTCCACTCTGGAATGACCTTTAGCAGCTCTATAACATGACTACAGCAAGACTTAGCCTAAAAATAGCAGGGTACCTATACTACCCTAAAAAACACATGTCCTAGCCAAGGTCAAGACCTAGAAATGAACTGATTGTTTAGGAAAGTTAAAGACAGGCCCCCCAACATCTGATTATTTACTACAGACCATTTGATTACATTGACACAAAATGAGGAAAAACAAAGAATTTATCATAATGGAGCcaacaatagtaatatttttgtcttttctctTATCCCTATTCCCTCTCTATTTCCAGTGTTTCCTCTCCATTCTTATGTTGTTCTTTTATCAATCCTGTTTAGGGTGAAAGCAAGTCCTCCAGCGCCAATGGTCAAAATGAGGAACGCAGCAAAAAGTAAGCTAAAAACCCTCTGTATTCTTGTCATTCTGCTTGATCTTAAGCTTCTCCGAGAAGTTACGTTCACATGTTGGAATGAAATTGTGTTGTTTCCGTGAAGGAAGAGACGCAGTAGCAGTCGTAGTCCGAGTCTAGGTCAGCACAGGAGTAGAAGCGGAGGCCGCAAGAAGAGCCGCGAGCGACGCAGGAGCCGTAGCCGAGAACGCAAACGTTCACGGAGCAGGGAGCGCAAGAAGTCACGATCCCGCAGCAAGGATCGTGGTGGACACCACCGTGGGCGCAAAAGCCCCTTGTGAGTTTAACCCCTGAACATTCAGTTTAGAGGACAGAATTAGAAATTGAGGACAGTACTTAAGCACTCAGTCATCAACAACAACAGTGAaatagttaaaggaatagttcacactaatataatcctgtcatcatttgctcactctcgtgtcgttccaaacccataagacttttggAACATAAGTTGAGTTTTCTAATAATCTTTCATCTTTTTTTTGTCCTTTCAAACTAAAGTTTGAAGTTTTTAAAAGTTCAAAAAGACAATGTAAAATGATTCGGTACGAATTTGCGCAGTTTATTCCAAGTCATCTAAAAAGTCATGATCCCTTTGTATGACGAACATATTTCATTCAGGCTTTTATAaccatatttaaatgtaaattttatgcattttgcaaacgcttttatccaaatggtGCATTCaagctaaaaaaatttttttacctatgtgttccttgggaatcgaacccaaaaccttgcgctgctaacgcaatgctctaccactgagccacaggaacactataataaacatataaacatttaCCAACACAAATACATAGAGCTCATGAAATATAAACAGAAGCTCAACCGTACAAACTTCATTGTTTTTTACCCAGCGAGCAAGCAGTTAAACTTCAAAGATGAGTTGaggtcatacatgtttggaatgatgTGAGGGTGACTGAATAatgaccaattttttttatttttgtgaccgAACATGAACCAATGTgaatgttttgtgtatttgtgaaaGATGTATGTCACAGCTTTTTGTAACTAATGAGTGGTCATTGTCTTGCTAAATGCCTGCTTTGCTAAGAGTGCAgaagtactgtatttttaaagATGCTTGGTGCTTGTTTTGAAAAATTCTGAGAATAGAAACCTGGAGGCGATGTCCACCCAGGCCTACTGTGTTCTGGTTCACAGGAGTCTGCTTAACTAAGTTCATTGGCCAGCTGTAGTCACATGATTCAAAATGCCCTTAGGGAGCAAGCAGTGATCTCCCACTTCTTCAGTGATCATGGTTGCATAAATATTTTTTCCATAAAACACATTTCAATATAATATGTCCTTAGAGTAAACAGTGATTGGCCATTTCTTCACTTTTCTTCACTAACCATGTTTCTGGAAGTATTTCttcctatatttatttttctgaaatatatgcgggtaatataatatttgcaaatgtttacaaatattgATAATACAATATAAGTTTTAcagattactccagtcttaaggcACCTTGTTTCCATTGTAACAGAAGTATCATCTCAGACTGATGGATTATGAAGGCTCTATTAGAATTATGGGTAGTGTAGTTTTCCACTTAAATTTGGctatttaacatgatttttaaagAAGAATCACTCGTGATTTCTGCCTTTATAATCACATAACATCCATGCTCATGTTAGGTCTGTCCTTTTACactatcaataataaaaaaaaaatctgtgaaggGCTTTTTGGATTTCACTGGATACTTGCCCTTCTGCATCTAGCATGTCGTAGCTCTCACATGGCCATGATGGCTGAAAGTTGACTGGTTTAATACTGAGACAAACCCTTGTTTTATGTCATAGTATGGGGCCGAAATTAAATGGTGGTCCCGGAGGGAAGACTGGCCCACAACATTTCCCCAAACACAGGTGATCTCATCTGTGACTCTTGCCGCCTgttgtgtgctgatgtgtgtttctgttttgagTAATCTTACATGAATAAGTGCTAAACACAACTGATGAAGTATTCTGACTCTAGTCGCAGGCGCTCTCGAAGCAGAAGCCcattcaagaagaacaaaagcccgttcaagaagaacaaaagccCGTTTAAGAAGAATAAAAGCCCTGTCAGGTGAGCTGCTCAACACTGTTTTATTGAAGTATTGAACACCTCTTAAAATGGTTCttgattggcattgatggttccataaaATACCTGTAACTTTCATGGAATCTTTCCAGTGCACAGATGGTTCTTTGATAATGGAAAaatgttcttcagattattattCTCCACAATAAGAACAAATGGTCCACTGAAAGATTCTACAGCTACTCTTTATGTCCAGGTGGACTGATTTGTGTTTCAGTGGTTGATGACCGATGTGTTTCCTCAAACAGGCAGCCGATAGATAATCTGAGCCCAGAGGAGAGAGACGCCCGTACAGTGTTCTGCATGCAGCTCGCTGCCAGAATCAGACCCAGAGATCTGGAAGATTTCTTCTCTGCAGTGGGAAAAGTATGATGCCCCTGATTAAAGCTTACCTGGTTGTGATCAATTCtttggtttctttcttttttctctccatttactaatgttaaaggATAAAACACATTgagtttttgtataatttttttttaaggtccgTGACGTAAGGATGATCTCAGATAGAAACTCTCGGAGGTCAAAGGGCATTGCCTACATTGAGTTTGTGGATGCGACATCGGTACCGCTGGCAATCGGCCTGACAGGGCAGAGGGTTCTGGGAGTGCCTATCATAGTCCAGGTTTCACAGGTGAGAGCATCAACACACCGCAGATCCACTGTCTGCTTCCTAATCCAATACATGGGAATCAGTTTGTTGAATTGTTTGCATATTTCAGGCTGAGAAGAACAGGGCAGCAGCCATGGCCAGCATGCTCCAGAGAGGTGGTGCAGGGCCCATGCGGCTCTACGTGGGCTCCCTCCACTTCAATATAACGGAGGACATGCTCAGGGGCATTTTTGAGCCATTCGGAAAGGTATGGGTGACATTTGAAATGCTTTTGCATGCATAAATAAGCAGCTAAACCAGAGTTAAAACTGTGGAGTGGATCTTCTATTTAACGTGAGTTACTTTTCTCATTTCAGAT
This genomic window from Carassius auratus strain Wakin unplaced genomic scaffold, ASM336829v1 scaf_tig00005214, whole genome shotgun sequence contains:
- the LOC113070728 gene encoding RNA-binding protein 39-like isoform X1; this encodes MADDFDVEAMLEAPYRKGESKSSSANGQNEERSKKKRRSSSRSPSLGQHRSRSGGRKKSRERRRSRSRERKRSRSRERKKSRSRSKDRGGHHRGRKSPFMGPKLNGGPGGKTGPQHFPKHSRRRSRSRSPFKKNKSPFKKNKSPFKKNKSPVRQPIDNLSPEERDARTVFCMQLAARIRPRDLEDFFSAVGKVRDVRMISDRNSRRSKGIAYIEFVDATSVPLAIGLTGQRVLGVPIIVQVSQAEKNRAAAMASMLQRGGAGPMRLYVGSLHFNITEDMLRGIFEPFGKIEGIQLMMDSETGRSKGYGFISFADAECAKKALEQLNGFELAGRPMKVGHVTERSDASSASSFLDNDELERTGIDLGTTGRLQLMARLAEGTGLQIPAAAKQALQMSGSVAFGNLANAATTQPLVPNPGMNQAMNLPSEPLATHCLQLSNMFSPQTENEPGWDLEIKDDVIEECRKHGGIIHIYVDKNSPQGNVFVKCPSIPVAMAVVGALHGRWFAGKMITAAYVPLPTYHNLFPEAATATELLRPMHR
- the LOC113070728 gene encoding RNA-binding protein 39-like isoform X2, which encodes MRKNKEFIIMEPTIGESKSSSANGQNEERSKKKRRSSSRSPSLGQHRSRSGGRKKSRERRRSRSRERKRSRSRERKKSRSRSKDRGGHHRGRKSPFMGPKLNGGPGGKTGPQHFPKHSRRRSRSRSPFKKNKSPFKKNKSPFKKNKSPVRQPIDNLSPEERDARTVFCMQLAARIRPRDLEDFFSAVGKVRDVRMISDRNSRRSKGIAYIEFVDATSVPLAIGLTGQRVLGVPIIVQVSQAEKNRAAAMASMLQRGGAGPMRLYVGSLHFNITEDMLRGIFEPFGKIEGIQLMMDSETGRSKGYGFISFADAECAKKALEQLNGFELAGRPMKVGHVTERSDASSASSFLDNDELERTGIDLGTTGRLQLMARLAEGTGLQIPAAAKQALQMSGSVAFGNLANAATTQPLVPNPGMNQAMNLPSEPLATHCLQLSNMFSPQTENEPGWDLEIKDDVIEECRKHGGIIHIYVDKNSPQGNVFVKCPSIPVAMAVVGALHGRWFAGKMITAAYVPLPTYHNLFPEAATATELLRPMHR
- the LOC113070728 gene encoding RNA-binding protein 39-like isoform X3; its protein translation is MADDFDVEAMLEAPYRKGESKSSSANGQNEERSKKKRRSSSRSPSLGQHRSRSGGRKKSRERRRSRSRERKRSRSRERKKSRSRSKDRGGHHRGRKSPFRRRSRSRSPFKKNKSPFKKNKSPFKKNKSPVRQPIDNLSPEERDARTVFCMQLAARIRPRDLEDFFSAVGKVRDVRMISDRNSRRSKGIAYIEFVDATSVPLAIGLTGQRVLGVPIIVQVSQAEKNRAAAMASMLQRGGAGPMRLYVGSLHFNITEDMLRGIFEPFGKIEGIQLMMDSETGRSKGYGFISFADAECAKKALEQLNGFELAGRPMKVGHVTERSDASSASSFLDNDELERTGIDLGTTGRLQLMARLAEGTGLQIPAAAKQALQMSGSVAFGNLANAATTQPLVPNPGMNQAMNLPSEPLATHCLQLSNMFSPQTENEPGWDLEIKDDVIEECRKHGGIIHIYVDKNSPQGNVFVKCPSIPVAMAVVGALHGRWFAGKMITAAYVPLPTYHNLFPEAATATELLRPMHR